The genome window GGAGCCCATTGCGAGAGCCCACCGGCTCGAGGTCCAGGTCGAGCCCGCATTCGACGAGGTGTGGCTCGATGCGGCGTGGATGGGGAAGACGCTGGCCGAGCTGAGGGACGACGAGGATCTGGTTCGGCTCGTCGAGAACCCCGCGTACGAGTGCGATGCCATCGAGGCGCTCTCCGCCGTACGAGAGCGGACCGTCGGCGAGGTCGAGCGGCTCGGGGAGCGCGGCTTCGGAAGCGTCGTCGTCGTCTCCCATGGCGATCCGTTGAGAGTGATCGTCGCCGCCTACCTGGGTCTCGAGTTGAGCGCCATTCGTCGTTTTTCCATCGACAACGGGTCCATCTCGCTCATTCGTTTCGGAAGGCGCGGCCCGCGCCTCGTCTTTCTGAACGCGCAAGTCTAGAACAGCCGGGGTCCATGAACCGATTGCCAGAGGGAGAGGAATGTCTCGAGGGGGAACCCGACGACGTTCGTATAGGAGCCCTCGATGCGCTGGACGAGGAGCGCCCCTTTGCGCTGGATGCCATAAGCTCCCGCTTTGTCGTTGGGCTCGCCGGTTCGGACGTATCGATCGATCTCGACCCGAGTGAGCTTGCGAAAGAAAACGCGCGTACGCGAGACCGCGGCGCGCCGGATTCGCGCCGATAGGCGGGCGACGGCGACGCCGCTCAGAACGACGTGGCTCCTTCCCGACAGGTCACGCAGCATCCTTCGCGCCTGCCTGGGGTCGCGCGGCTTTCCGAAAACGGTGTCACCGACCACGACCGTCGTGTCCGCGGCAACGACCCACTCTCGTGGGTAACGCTCGGCAACCTGACGCGCCTTGTCGAGTGCGAGCCGCCTGACGTAGCGTCGCGGGGACTCTCCCGCGAGGCGTCTTTCGTCGACGTCGGGGACCACCACGCGAAAACGAAGGCCGATATCCCTGAGAATCTCGGCGCGTCGA of Vicinamibacteria bacterium contains these proteins:
- a CDS encoding histidine phosphatase family protein; this encodes MTDAKAFELYLVRHGVTDWNEDGRLMGRSDIGLNARGRAQADRAAEALVSRSIEAVYSSPQPRARQTAEPIARAHRLEVQVEPAFDEVWLDAAWMGKTLAELRDDEDLVRLVENPAYECDAIEALSAVRERTVGEVERLGERGFGSVVVVSHGDPLRVIVAAYLGLELSAIRRFSIDNGSISLIRFGRRGPRLVFLNAQV
- a CDS encoding nucleoside triphosphate pyrophosphatase; amino-acid sequence: MILASSSPRRAEILRDIGLRFRVVVPDVDERRLAGESPRRYVRRLALDKARQVAERYPREWVVAADTTVVVGDTVFGKPRDPRQARRMLRDLSGRSHVVLSGVAVARLSARIRRAAVSRTRVFFRKLTRVEIDRYVRTGEPNDKAGAYGIQRKGALLVQRIEGSYTNVVGFPLETFLSLWQSVHGPRLF